In Capillimicrobium parvum, a genomic segment contains:
- a CDS encoding MOSC domain-containing protein: protein MTAVLRSVNVGGPTTIGTRRGRPVGSGIVKAPVDGRVRVEGVNLAGDVQVDRRVHGGPDKAVYAYAGEDRAWWAGELGREMPPGMFGENLSTEGVDCTGAVIGERWRIGSVLLEVCQPRLPCFKLGLRFGDPQMLRRFAQASRPGAYLRILEEGELGAGDAVEVLDRPEHGVTVATVSDALLLDPALRPRAAQAPELPRELREMLQFGVG, encoded by the coding sequence GTGACCGCGGTCCTCCGCTCCGTCAACGTCGGCGGGCCGACGACCATCGGGACGCGGCGGGGCCGGCCGGTGGGCAGCGGCATCGTGAAGGCGCCGGTCGACGGTCGCGTCCGGGTCGAGGGCGTCAACCTCGCCGGCGACGTGCAGGTCGACCGCCGCGTCCACGGCGGACCCGACAAGGCGGTCTACGCGTACGCGGGCGAGGACCGCGCGTGGTGGGCGGGCGAGCTCGGGCGGGAGATGCCGCCCGGCATGTTCGGCGAGAACCTGTCGACCGAGGGCGTCGACTGCACCGGCGCGGTGATCGGCGAGCGTTGGCGGATCGGCTCGGTGCTGCTGGAGGTCTGCCAGCCGCGGCTGCCGTGCTTCAAGCTCGGCCTGCGCTTCGGCGATCCGCAGATGCTGCGGCGCTTCGCGCAGGCGTCGCGCCCGGGGGCGTATCTGCGGATCCTCGAGGAGGGCGAGCTCGGCGCCGGCGACGCGGTCGAGGTGCTCGACCGGCCCGAGCACGGCGTGACGGTCGCGACGGTCTCCGACGCGCTGCTGCTCGATCCGGCGCTGCGCCCGCGCGCGGCCCAGGCGCCGGAGCTGCCCCGTGAGCTGCGGGAGATGCTGCAGTTCGGCGTCGGCTGA
- the rpmA gene encoding 50S ribosomal protein L27 produces the protein MAHKKGLGSSRNGRDSNAQRLGVKVFAGEAVTGGEIIVRQRGTRFKPGEGVGIGKDDTLFARSAGTVVFSTGRRGRVVSVAPVAVAAE, from the coding sequence ATGGCGCATAAGAAGGGGCTCGGCTCCTCGCGCAACGGCCGCGACTCGAACGCCCAGCGCCTCGGCGTGAAGGTGTTCGCGGGCGAGGCCGTCACCGGCGGCGAGATCATCGTGCGCCAGCGCGGCACCCGCTTCAAGCCCGGCGAGGGCGTGGGCATCGGCAAGGACGACACGCTCTTCGCGCGCAGCGCGGGGACCGTGGTGTTCTCGACCGGTCGCCGCGGGCGCGTCGTGTCGGTCGCGCCGGTCGCCGTCGCCGCCGAGTAG
- the rplU gene encoding 50S ribosomal protein L21, with product MYAVVKTGGKQYRVEKGQYLLVEKLIADEGSTVELEPILFRSEDTVFDAEGLKKVKVSAKILGHEKGDKIRVFKFKPKRGYKRTSGHRQDLTRIEITEISHGA from the coding sequence ATGTATGCAGTCGTGAAAACCGGAGGCAAGCAGTACCGCGTCGAGAAGGGTCAGTACCTGCTCGTCGAGAAGCTGATTGCCGATGAGGGCTCCACCGTCGAGCTCGAGCCGATCCTGTTCCGTTCCGAGGACACCGTCTTCGACGCCGAGGGCCTGAAGAAGGTCAAGGTCTCGGCGAAGATCCTGGGCCACGAGAAGGGCGACAAGATCCGCGTCTTCAAGTTCAAGCCCAAGCGGGGCTACAAGCGCACCTCCGGGCACCGGCAGGACCTCACCCGCATCGAGATCACGGAGATCAGCCATGGCGCATAA
- a CDS encoding Rne/Rng family ribonuclease — translation MSVDRGETRVALLEKPKGKRTYRVAELYLERRGNRSIVGNIYKGKVDNVLPGLEAAFVDIGLDKNGFLHVDEIVLPGVETPRRGRGTGDGKKITDLLKPGQEVLVQVVKDPLKTKGARLSMELTIAGRYMVYAPTGEGVGVSRRLDDKERERLRKEAKGLDLRDGGAIIRTAAAGAKREDFERELQYLFKLNDVLHKRADELPAPSMAFQEADLSVRVVRDIFSDDFEKAIVDDPGQHHRLVSFFHRTGPELVERLELYEGDQPLFEKYGVDEVLAGTMSRRVDLPSGGYLMIDYAEALTVIDVNSGSFVGRGKQARLEDTITKTNIEAATEVVNQLRLRDIGGIIVIDFIDMARARNSREVMKTLRAALDEDRTKTFTAEISKLGLVEMTRQNVTEGVREIMTRACPTCDGEGVIKSEETIAIEIERRLRDEVGDDPAYLVRMNPRVTAQFTGNSASALRALEAETGKVFYFEGSEGLPLDHCTITASGTQDEIAEQAVPFRPGDELLVHIVEPHMYNVDDAVAKIDSYLISVTGGFRYVGEKRLVRIDEVGRTAAVATLLDADGEPEPLDSEPRRRGRRGGRRRSRAKAESASE, via the coding sequence GTGAGCGTCGACCGCGGGGAGACCCGCGTCGCGCTGCTGGAGAAGCCGAAGGGCAAGCGGACCTACCGCGTCGCCGAGCTCTATCTGGAGCGCCGCGGCAACCGCTCGATCGTCGGCAACATCTACAAGGGCAAGGTCGACAACGTCCTGCCCGGCCTCGAGGCCGCCTTCGTCGACATCGGCCTCGACAAGAACGGCTTCCTGCACGTCGACGAGATCGTGCTGCCCGGGGTCGAGACGCCCCGGCGCGGGCGCGGCACCGGCGACGGCAAGAAGATCACCGACCTGCTCAAGCCCGGGCAGGAGGTGCTCGTCCAGGTCGTCAAGGACCCGCTGAAGACGAAGGGCGCGCGCCTGTCGATGGAGCTCACCATCGCCGGCCGCTACATGGTGTACGCGCCGACCGGCGAGGGCGTCGGCGTGTCGCGCCGGCTCGACGACAAGGAGCGCGAGCGCCTGCGCAAGGAGGCCAAGGGCCTCGACCTCCGCGACGGCGGCGCGATCATCCGCACCGCCGCGGCGGGCGCCAAGCGCGAGGACTTCGAGCGCGAGCTGCAGTACCTGTTCAAGCTCAACGACGTCCTGCACAAGCGCGCCGACGAGCTGCCGGCGCCGTCGATGGCCTTCCAGGAGGCCGACCTGTCGGTGCGCGTCGTGCGCGACATCTTCTCCGACGACTTCGAGAAGGCGATCGTCGACGACCCCGGGCAGCACCACCGGCTCGTCTCGTTCTTCCACCGCACCGGCCCGGAGCTGGTCGAGCGCCTCGAGCTCTACGAGGGCGACCAGCCGCTGTTTGAGAAGTACGGCGTCGACGAGGTCCTGGCGGGCACCATGTCGCGCCGCGTGGACCTGCCCTCCGGCGGCTACCTGATGATCGACTACGCCGAGGCGCTGACCGTCATCGACGTCAACTCGGGCTCGTTCGTCGGGCGGGGCAAGCAGGCCCGTCTCGAGGACACGATCACGAAGACGAACATCGAGGCGGCCACCGAGGTCGTCAACCAGCTGCGGCTGCGCGACATCGGCGGCATCATCGTCATCGACTTCATCGACATGGCCCGCGCCCGCAACTCGCGCGAGGTCATGAAGACGCTGCGCGCCGCGCTCGACGAGGACCGCACGAAGACGTTCACCGCCGAGATCTCCAAGCTCGGCCTGGTCGAGATGACGCGCCAGAACGTCACCGAGGGCGTGCGGGAGATCATGACCCGAGCGTGTCCGACCTGCGACGGCGAGGGCGTCATCAAGTCCGAGGAGACGATCGCGATCGAGATCGAGCGGCGCCTGCGCGACGAGGTCGGCGATGACCCCGCCTACCTGGTGCGCATGAACCCGCGGGTGACCGCGCAGTTCACCGGCAACAGCGCCTCGGCGCTGCGAGCGCTGGAGGCCGAGACCGGCAAGGTCTTCTACTTCGAGGGCTCCGAGGGCCTGCCGCTGGACCACTGCACGATCACCGCGAGCGGCACCCAGGACGAGATCGCCGAGCAGGCGGTCCCGTTCCGGCCCGGCGACGAGCTGCTCGTCCACATCGTCGAGCCGCACATGTACAACGTCGACGACGCGGTCGCGAAGATCGACTCGTACCTCATCTCGGTGACCGGCGGGTTCCGCTACGTCGGCGAGAAGCGCCTCGTGCGCATCGACGAGGTCGGGCGCACCGCGGCGGTCGCGACGCTGCTCGACGCGGATGGCGAACCGGAGCCGCTAGACTCCGAGCCCCGGCGCCGTGGCCGCAGAGGTGGACGGCGCCGTTCCCGTGCCAAGGCCGAGAGCGCCAGCGAGTAA
- the rodA gene encoding rod shape-determining protein RodA, with the protein MSTAATPIREPGGDPPPRATAGAALGHLSLRLPFDPLLLLATLGLLACSFVVLNAATREDIAGSPGYFLHRQMIFAGVGLFGMIVLARVDYSRFRELTWGLYGVLWVIIVANLVLGASTLGAQRAIQLPFFQFQASELGKVLLILALSGFIVGRSRRIGERDTTARVMLLMLAPAFFVIAQPDLGSGLVYIVIAFALLYVAGAPWRHFAGLFALMAIAVTIALVAAPAAGVQVLKPYQVDRLTSFLSPSDNAADEGYQQNQSKIAIGAGQKTGRGDNATQTKLNFLPEHHTDFIFAVVGERWGFVGCALVLSLYALLIWRSLRILTMAKNLYGALVAGGVLAMLMFQVFVNVGMNLGIMPITGITLPLLSYGGSSVITTLLALGLLHSIYVQGRMAAAFKSRTIL; encoded by the coding sequence GTGAGCACGGCGGCGACCCCCATCCGCGAGCCCGGCGGCGACCCGCCGCCCCGCGCTACGGCCGGTGCCGCCCTGGGCCACCTGAGCCTGCGGCTGCCGTTCGACCCGCTGCTCCTCCTGGCCACGCTCGGCCTGCTCGCCTGCTCGTTCGTCGTGCTCAACGCGGCGACGCGCGAGGACATCGCGGGCTCGCCCGGCTACTTCCTGCACCGCCAGATGATCTTCGCCGGCGTCGGCCTGTTCGGCATGATCGTGCTGGCCCGGGTCGACTACTCGCGCTTCCGCGAGCTGACCTGGGGCCTGTACGGCGTCCTGTGGGTCATCATCGTCGCCAACCTCGTCCTCGGCGCCTCGACGCTGGGTGCGCAGCGGGCGATCCAGCTCCCGTTCTTCCAGTTCCAGGCCTCGGAGCTGGGCAAGGTCCTCCTGATCCTGGCGTTGTCCGGCTTCATCGTCGGGCGCTCGCGGCGGATCGGGGAGCGCGACACCACCGCCCGGGTCATGCTGCTCATGCTCGCGCCGGCGTTCTTCGTGATCGCCCAGCCCGACCTTGGATCCGGACTCGTCTACATCGTCATCGCGTTCGCCCTCCTGTACGTGGCGGGCGCACCGTGGCGGCACTTCGCCGGGCTATTCGCCCTCATGGCGATCGCCGTCACGATCGCCCTCGTCGCCGCCCCCGCGGCCGGCGTGCAGGTCCTCAAGCCCTACCAGGTGGACCGCCTCACGTCGTTCCTGTCGCCCAGCGACAACGCGGCCGACGAGGGCTATCAGCAGAACCAGTCGAAGATCGCCATCGGCGCCGGTCAGAAGACCGGGCGCGGCGACAACGCAACCCAGACGAAGCTCAACTTCCTGCCCGAGCACCACACGGACTTCATCTTCGCCGTGGTGGGCGAGCGCTGGGGGTTCGTCGGCTGCGCACTCGTATTGTCTCTGTACGCCCTCTTGATATGGAGATCCCTACGCATCCTGACGATGGCCAAGAACCTGTACGGCGCGTTGGTCGCCGGCGGGGTGCTGGCCATGTTGATGTTCCAGGTCTTCGTCAACGTCGGCATGAACCTCGGGATCATGCCCATCACCGGCATCACGCTGCCGCTGCTCAGCTACGGCGGCTCCTCGGTGATCACCACACTCCTGGCGCTCGGCCTCCTGCACTCGATCTACGTGCAGGGGCGCATGGCCGCCGCCTTCAAGTCAAGGACCATCCTGTGA
- the mrdA gene encoding penicillin-binding protein 2: MMNSAPPPPGDDPRRPAITPQLALRVAVFGGIAFVMFAIVFFRLWYLEILSGDQYVSQANDNRVREIRIQAPRGDVTDRNGATLVTNRQATVVQLEPGRLPKDNTERKLLYLRLGKVLRMKPIEISREVNQQRRLLPYANVTLSLDAPRAVLNYLQERKRQFPAVTVTDQYVRRYPHTTLAAQLLGTVGQIDTEELKLKRFKGVKQGTIVGQSGIEWEYDRYLRGRDGAQLLQVDSMGGFKGELRRRQPVAGSNLKLSLDVNLQKAGQEAVATAGGGLPGAFVAMDPRNGEVLAMGSFPSYDPSVFAKPITQKKYNELSSEENGAPLFDRATGGLYPTGSTFKPITALAALANGVIDTGTVINDPGCLKVGIQEFCNAGKTVNGSLSLRRAIQVSSDVFFYTLGRDLNGLKGQQLQTWAHRMGLGRHTGIDLPSEGTGLVPDRKWREEIGAKELACRKKEKKPSCGISDARPWSVGDNINLSVGQGDLQASPLQMAVAYAALENGGKVVRPHLGLDIEDSEGRLVQQIDPPAARRISFPSGARQAILDGLHGAAAGPGGTSTDVFKGWPQDRYPVYGKTGTAERPPHPDQSWYVAFVPDKNRPIVVAVTIEGGGFGAEAAAPAARQILSQWFFGRSGQFVRGESHTR, from the coding sequence ATGATGAACTCGGCGCCCCCACCGCCCGGCGACGACCCCCGCCGGCCCGCCATCACGCCGCAGCTCGCGCTGCGGGTGGCGGTGTTCGGCGGCATCGCGTTCGTCATGTTCGCGATCGTGTTCTTCCGGCTCTGGTACCTGGAGATCCTCAGCGGCGACCAGTACGTCTCCCAGGCCAACGACAACCGCGTGCGCGAGATCCGCATCCAGGCGCCGCGGGGCGACGTCACCGACCGCAACGGCGCGACGCTGGTGACCAACCGCCAGGCCACGGTCGTGCAGCTCGAGCCGGGCCGGCTGCCGAAGGACAACACCGAGCGCAAGCTGCTGTACCTGCGGCTCGGGAAGGTCCTGCGGATGAAGCCGATCGAGATCTCGCGCGAGGTCAACCAGCAGCGCCGCCTGCTGCCCTACGCGAACGTCACGCTGAGCCTGGATGCGCCCCGGGCGGTGCTCAACTACCTGCAGGAGCGCAAGCGGCAGTTCCCGGCGGTGACCGTCACCGACCAGTACGTGCGCCGCTACCCGCACACCACGCTGGCCGCTCAGCTGCTGGGCACGGTGGGGCAGATCGACACCGAGGAGCTCAAGCTCAAGCGCTTCAAGGGCGTCAAGCAGGGGACGATCGTCGGCCAGAGCGGCATCGAGTGGGAGTACGACCGCTACCTGCGCGGCCGCGACGGCGCGCAGCTGCTGCAGGTCGACTCCATGGGCGGCTTCAAGGGCGAGCTGCGCCGGCGACAGCCGGTCGCGGGCAGCAACCTGAAGCTGTCGCTGGACGTCAACCTGCAGAAGGCCGGCCAGGAGGCGGTGGCGACCGCGGGCGGCGGCCTGCCCGGCGCGTTCGTCGCGATGGACCCGCGCAACGGCGAGGTCCTCGCGATGGGCTCGTTCCCGAGCTATGACCCGTCGGTGTTCGCCAAGCCGATCACCCAGAAGAAGTACAACGAGCTGTCGTCGGAGGAGAACGGCGCGCCGCTGTTCGACCGCGCCACCGGCGGCCTGTATCCGACGGGGTCGACGTTCAAGCCGATCACCGCGCTGGCGGCGCTGGCCAACGGCGTCATCGACACGGGCACGGTGATCAACGACCCGGGCTGTCTGAAGGTCGGCATCCAGGAGTTCTGCAACGCGGGCAAGACGGTCAACGGCTCGCTGAGCCTGCGCCGGGCGATCCAGGTCTCGTCGGACGTGTTCTTCTACACGCTGGGCCGCGACCTCAACGGCCTCAAGGGCCAGCAGCTGCAGACCTGGGCGCACCGGATGGGCCTCGGGCGCCACACCGGCATCGACCTGCCCAGCGAGGGCACCGGCCTCGTGCCCGACCGCAAGTGGCGCGAGGAGATCGGCGCCAAGGAGCTCGCGTGCCGCAAGAAGGAGAAGAAGCCGTCGTGCGGCATCTCCGACGCGCGCCCGTGGTCGGTCGGCGACAACATCAACCTGTCGGTCGGGCAGGGCGACCTGCAGGCCTCGCCGCTGCAGATGGCGGTCGCCTACGCCGCGCTGGAGAACGGCGGCAAGGTCGTGCGCCCGCACCTCGGCCTCGACATCGAGGACTCCGAGGGCCGGCTCGTGCAGCAGATCGACCCGCCCGCCGCGCGCAGGATCAGCTTCCCGTCGGGCGCGCGCCAGGCGATCCTCGACGGCCTTCACGGCGCGGCCGCCGGCCCGGGCGGTACGTCGACGGACGTCTTCAAGGGCTGGCCGCAGGACCGCTACCCGGTCTACGGCAAGACCGGCACGGCCGAGCGCCCGCCGCATCCCGACCAGTCGTGGTACGTCGCGTTCGTGCCCGACAAGAACCGGCCGATCGTGGTCGCGGTGACGATCGAGGGCGGCGGCTTCGGCGCCGAGGCGGCCGCACCCGCGGCGCGCCAGATCCTGTCGCAGTGGTTCTTCGGGCGCAGCGGCCAGTTCGTGCGCGGGGAGTCGCACACCAGGTGA
- the mreD gene encoding rod shape-determining protein MreD yields MTGGSTRKLVFRVVVLAVVATMLEIVAVSQVSLFGVSADLTPLVVMSIGLLSGSITGAVVGFGIGLFLDLALVQTLGLNSLIYTVVGYGAGRLRELRDPQGAVVPIAAGAAATAIATIGYSLAQFMLGVDAPVSWLLLRDILTTIVLNTILAAPVFALIRRWLLPALPDDPQRRRRRAYTTGGLSPLSRA; encoded by the coding sequence GTGACGGGCGGCTCGACCCGCAAGCTCGTCTTCCGCGTCGTCGTGCTGGCGGTGGTGGCGACCATGCTCGAGATCGTTGCCGTCTCGCAGGTGTCGCTGTTCGGCGTGAGCGCCGACCTCACGCCGCTGGTGGTGATGTCGATCGGCCTGCTGTCCGGCTCGATCACCGGGGCGGTCGTCGGCTTCGGCATCGGGCTGTTCCTCGACCTCGCGCTCGTCCAGACGCTCGGCCTCAACTCGCTGATCTACACCGTGGTCGGCTACGGGGCCGGCCGGCTGCGCGAGCTGCGCGACCCGCAGGGCGCGGTGGTCCCGATCGCCGCCGGCGCCGCCGCGACCGCGATCGCGACGATCGGCTACTCGCTCGCGCAGTTCATGCTCGGCGTCGACGCCCCGGTCAGCTGGCTGCTGCTGCGCGACATCCTCACGACCATCGTCCTGAACACGATCCTGGCCGCGCCCGTCTTCGCCCTGATCCGCCGCTGGCTGCTGCCCGCCCTGCCGGACGACCCGCAGCGCCGCCGGCGCCGGGCCTACACGACCGGCGGCCTGTCGCCCCTCTCGCGCGCATGA
- the mreC gene encoding rod shape-determining protein MreC, whose product MYDKTVRRRRMVLGLLVVCSLILLTAYFGEGAGSPLHSVQRGFLQVVSPIQDGASRALKPVRDLFGWFGDTFDAKDERDKLRKELEQTRRQAIANAAAAREVDQLRKLVGLDKDLGVDQMSPVSARVITRSPTLWYSTVSINKGTGDGVRVDQPVINGDGLVGTVTSATGNAAIVTLITDHTSGVSAVVNESGVAGVVQPAVGNPNDLLLEFIRRGDRIATGQTVVTAGSRSQRYESLFPPGLPVGRVTKVDDTELNVYQRVHVKPFAQLRRLDVVQVLTDPLGARG is encoded by the coding sequence GTGTACGACAAGACGGTGCGCCGCCGACGAATGGTCCTCGGACTGCTCGTCGTCTGCTCCCTGATCCTGCTCACCGCTTACTTCGGCGAAGGCGCCGGCAGCCCGCTGCACAGCGTGCAGCGCGGGTTCCTCCAGGTCGTCTCGCCGATCCAGGACGGGGCGAGCCGCGCGCTGAAGCCGGTCCGCGACCTCTTCGGCTGGTTCGGCGACACGTTCGACGCCAAGGACGAGCGCGACAAGCTGCGCAAGGAGCTCGAGCAGACCCGCCGCCAGGCGATCGCGAACGCCGCGGCCGCCCGCGAGGTCGACCAGCTGCGCAAGCTCGTGGGCCTCGACAAGGACCTCGGCGTCGACCAGATGTCGCCGGTCTCCGCGCGCGTGATCACGCGCTCGCCGACCCTGTGGTACTCGACGGTCTCGATCAACAAGGGCACCGGCGACGGCGTCCGCGTCGACCAGCCGGTGATCAACGGCGACGGGCTCGTCGGCACGGTGACCTCCGCGACGGGCAACGCGGCCATCGTCACGCTCATCACCGACCACACGAGCGGCGTGTCCGCCGTCGTCAACGAGAGCGGGGTGGCGGGCGTCGTGCAGCCCGCCGTCGGCAACCCGAACGACCTGCTGCTCGAGTTCATCCGCCGCGGCGACCGCATCGCGACGGGCCAGACCGTCGTCACCGCCGGATCGCGCTCGCAGCGCTACGAGTCGCTGTTCCCGCCCGGCCTGCCGGTGGGCCGCGTGACGAAGGTCGACGACACCGAGCTCAACGTCTACCAGCGTGTGCACGTCAAGCCGTTCGCCCAGCTGCGGCGCCTCGACGTCGTGCAGGTCCTGACCGACCCGCTGGGAGCGCGCGGGTGA
- a CDS encoding rod shape-determining protein — protein MGFFSYLTGFGGRDMAVDLGTANTLVYVRGRGIVLSEPSVVAIDQRTGEVHAVGIEAKRMLGRTPGTITAIRPLKDGVIADFDVTEEMLRHFIQKVHQNRWAHPRVVVCVPSGVTGVEKRAVEEACLSAGARTAYLIEEPMAAAIGAGLPVGEPTGSMVVDIGGGTSEVAVISLGGIVVSKSIRVGGDELDEAIINYAKREYKLLIGQQTAEELKLEIGSAFPMEEEVQAEIRGRDMVSGLPKTVVLTSEEIRQALEEPVSQIIEAVKETLDRTPPELASDIMDRGIMLAGGGSLLQGLDDRLREETQMPAHLAESPLTCVAVGSGRSLEEFEVIHRANKNSRNRRRRP, from the coding sequence ATGGGCTTCTTCAGCTATCTCACCGGCTTCGGTGGCCGCGACATGGCCGTCGATCTGGGCACCGCGAACACGCTCGTCTACGTGCGCGGCCGCGGGATCGTCCTCTCGGAGCCGAGCGTGGTCGCCATCGACCAGCGCACCGGTGAGGTGCACGCCGTGGGGATCGAGGCCAAGCGCATGCTCGGACGCACGCCCGGCACGATCACCGCGATCCGCCCGCTCAAGGACGGCGTCATCGCGGACTTCGACGTCACCGAGGAGATGCTGCGCCACTTCATCCAGAAGGTGCACCAGAACCGCTGGGCCCACCCGCGCGTCGTCGTGTGCGTCCCGTCGGGCGTGACCGGCGTCGAGAAGCGCGCCGTGGAGGAGGCCTGCCTGTCGGCCGGCGCCCGGACCGCCTACCTGATCGAGGAGCCGATGGCGGCCGCGATCGGCGCGGGGCTGCCGGTGGGCGAGCCGACCGGCTCGATGGTCGTCGACATCGGCGGCGGCACCAGCGAGGTCGCCGTGATCTCGCTGGGCGGCATCGTCGTGTCGAAGTCGATCCGCGTCGGCGGCGACGAGCTCGACGAGGCGATCATCAACTACGCCAAGCGCGAGTACAAGCTGCTGATCGGCCAGCAGACCGCGGAGGAGCTGAAGCTCGAGATCGGCTCCGCCTTCCCGATGGAGGAAGAGGTCCAGGCCGAGATCCGCGGCCGCGACATGGTGTCCGGCCTCCCGAAGACGGTCGTCCTCACGAGCGAGGAGATCCGCCAGGCGCTCGAGGAGCCGGTCTCCCAGATCATCGAGGCGGTCAAGGAGACCCTTGACCGCACCCCTCCGGAGCTCGCGTCCGACATCATGGACCGCGGCATCATGCTCGCCGGAGGTGGATCGCTGCTGCAGGGCCTGGACGACCGGCTGCGGGAGGAGACCCAGATGCCCGCGCACCTGGCCGAATCGCCCCTGACGTGCGTGGCGGTGGGCTCCGGCCGGTCGCTGGAGGAGTTCGAGGTCATCCACCGCGCCAACAAGAATTCCCGCAACCGCCGCCGGCGCCCGTGA
- a CDS encoding Maf family protein produces the protein MGVLAQGVPMAGRDAEGTKVNAAGQRWAPLPYPLVLASRSPQRRAILEQLGVPFEVRPADVDELAQGDPHVVALENARRKHAAIDGEHVLAVDTLVALDGAIYGKPRDEPHARATLRALSGRTHDVISGLVLDDHATIAVTKVAFREVDDALLDWYLASGEWRDRAGGYAIQGRGAALVEAIEGDYLNVVGLPVAALLDLLDASR, from the coding sequence ATGGGTGTACTAGCCCAGGGGGTGCCGATGGCCGGCCGCGACGCTGAAGGCACGAAGGTGAACGCTGCCGGCCAGAGGTGGGCCCCCCTGCCGTATCCGCTCGTCCTCGCGAGCCGCTCGCCCCAGCGGCGGGCGATCCTCGAGCAGCTCGGCGTGCCCTTCGAGGTGCGCCCGGCCGACGTCGACGAGCTCGCGCAGGGTGACCCGCACGTGGTCGCCCTCGAGAACGCCCGCCGCAAGCACGCGGCGATCGACGGCGAGCACGTGCTCGCCGTCGACACGCTCGTCGCCCTCGACGGCGCCATCTACGGCAAGCCGCGCGACGAGCCCCACGCCCGGGCCACCCTGCGGGCGCTGTCCGGACGCACCCACGACGTCATCAGCGGCCTGGTGCTCGACGACCACGCGACCATCGCCGTCACGAAGGTCGCGTTCCGCGAGGTCGACGACGCCCTGCTCGACTGGTACCTCGCCAGCGGCGAGTGGCGCGACCGGGCCGGCGGCTACGCCATCCAGGGCCGGGGCGCGGCGCTCGTGGAAGCGATCGAGGGCGACTACCTCAACGTCGTCGGCCTGCCGGTCGCCGCCCTGCTCGACCTGCTCGACGCGAGCCGGTAG
- the ndk gene encoding nucleoside-diphosphate kinase, translated as MDRTLILVKPDAFKRGLTGEIIARFERKGLRLVALEQRTLDEAIARQHYAEHEGKPFFGELVEFITSGPLVALVLEGQDAVKAARQVIGATNPLEAATGSIRGDFAIEVGQNMVHGSDSPESAEREAKLFFPNL; from the coding sequence GTGGACCGGACCCTCATCCTGGTCAAGCCGGATGCGTTCAAGCGCGGGCTGACCGGCGAGATCATCGCCCGCTTCGAGCGCAAGGGCCTGCGGCTCGTCGCGCTGGAGCAGCGCACGCTCGACGAGGCGATCGCCAGGCAGCACTACGCCGAGCACGAGGGCAAGCCGTTCTTCGGCGAGCTGGTCGAGTTCATCACGTCCGGCCCGCTCGTCGCGCTCGTCCTCGAGGGCCAGGACGCCGTGAAGGCCGCCCGCCAGGTCATCGGCGCCACGAACCCGCTCGAGGCGGCCACCGGCTCGATCCGCGGTGACTTCGCCATCGAGGTCGGCCAGAACATGGTCCATGGGTCGGACTCGCCCGAGTCCGCCGAGCGTGAGGCGAAGCTGTTCTTCCCGAACCTCTAG
- a CDS encoding zinc ribbon domain-containing protein produces MLAVFGINNDGVNLAVNLLILFLVVIWFALIYWTNADARRRIADPMLVGCATAASLFPFVGTIVYMIVRPPEFLDDVRERELEIQAAEARMVELDHQLCPHCDYPVQREFLRCPSCMRRLKDPCVNCQKPLDPEWPICPFCETEVPGAVQPTASRRRRRREERDEREHPELGETAAFDVTSEP; encoded by the coding sequence ATGCTCGCAGTCTTCGGGATCAACAACGACGGGGTCAATCTCGCCGTCAACCTCCTGATCCTCTTTCTCGTCGTCATCTGGTTCGCCCTGATCTACTGGACGAACGCGGACGCGCGGCGCCGGATCGCGGATCCCATGCTCGTCGGATGCGCGACCGCGGCGAGCCTCTTCCCGTTCGTCGGGACGATCGTCTACATGATCGTGCGCCCGCCGGAGTTCCTCGACGACGTGCGCGAACGCGAGCTCGAGATCCAGGCCGCCGAGGCGCGCATGGTCGAGCTCGACCACCAGCTCTGCCCGCATTGCGACTACCCGGTGCAGCGCGAGTTCCTGCGCTGCCCGAGCTGCATGCGGCGCCTGAAGGACCCGTGCGTGAACTGCCAGAAGCCGCTCGACCCCGAGTGGCCGATCTGCCCGTTCTGCGAGACCGAGGTGCCGGGCGCGGTCCAGCCGACCGCCTCGCGCCGCCGGCGCCGTCGCGAGGAGCGCGACGAGCGCGAGCACCCAGAGCTCGGCGAGACCGCCGCGTTCGACGTCACGTCCGAGCCGTAG